From a region of the Zingiber officinale cultivar Zhangliang chromosome 4B, Zo_v1.1, whole genome shotgun sequence genome:
- the LOC121976474 gene encoding 1-aminocyclopropane-1-carboxylate oxidase homolog 1-like, whose protein sequence is MAATTAVASNGPHSVSDGRLEELLAFDATKAGVKGLVDSGTTELPRIFIHSPDELPGPKDAAAPAGLQVPIIDLSDLAHRREEVVGRVREASSSWGFFQLVNHGVPQEIVEASLQGNRRFHELDPSEKAKLYCRDSKMNVKYLSNNDLFVTRVARWRDTLYCSFGASLNPQEIPSVCREATLTYYEHMVSLAELVFELLSEALGLSRDYLKRLNLSSKCAISAHYYPACPQPELTMCTARHSDPICLTLLVENEFGGLQVRHKGYWVNVPPVPGAIVVNVGDLLQLISNDKFISVEHRVLASRRGPRLSVAMFFAPSTDEKTLYGPIEEILLDDEVPKYREVLYADYIKCFSDRGTGWNSPLEQFTL, encoded by the exons ATGGCAGCAACCACCGCCGTCGCCAGCAATGGGCCACACTCGGTTTCCGACGGCCGCCTGGAAGAGCTACTCGCGTTCGACGCCACCAAAGCCGGCGTCAAAGGCCTCGTCGACAGCGGCACCACCGAGCTCCCGCGGATCTTCATCCACTCCCCCGACGAACTCCCGGGTCCTAAAGACGCCGCCGCCCCCGCCGGCCTCCAAGTCCCCATCATCGACCTCTCCGACCTCGCCCACCGGCGGGAGGAGGTGGTGGGTCGAGTCCGCGAGGCGTCGAGCTCCTGGGGATTCTTCCAACTAGTGAACCACGGCGTCCCGCAGGAGATCGTCGAAGCCTCGCTGCAGGGGAACAGGAGGTTCCACGAGCTCGACCCGTCGGAGAAGGCGAAGCTCTACTGCCGCGATTCGAAGATGAACGTGAAGTACCTCAGCAACAACGACCTGTTCGTAACGAGAGTTGCCAGATGGAGGGACACGCTCTACTGCTCCTTCGGCGCCTCCCTGAATCCCCAAGAAATCCCCAGCGTCTGCAGAGAAGCGACGCTGACCTACTACGAGCACATGGTCAGCTTGGCTGAACTGGTCTTCGAGCTGCTGTCCGAAGCGCTCGGACTGAGCCGAGACTACCTGAAGAGGCTCAACCTGTCGAGCAAGTGCGCGATATCAGCGCACTACTACCCGGCGTGCCCACAGCCGGAGCTCACCATGTGCACCGCCAGGCACTCCGATCCGATCTGCCTGACCCTATTGGTGGAGAATGAGTTCGGCGGCTTGCAGGTGCGTCACAAGGGCTACTGGGTGAACGTTCCGCCTGTTCCTGGTGCGATCGTGGTCAACGTCGGCGATCTCCTGCAG CTCATCAGCAACGACAAGTTCATCAGCGTGGAGCATCGCGTGTTGGCGAGCCGGCGAGGGCCTCGATTGTCGGTGGCGATGTTCTTTGCTCCGAGCACCGACGAGAAGACTCTATATGGCCCGATCGAGGAGATACTGCTGGATGACGAGGTGCCAAAGTATCGAGAAGTACTTTACGCCGATTATATCAAGTGTTTTTCTGATAGGGGAACCGGATGGAACTCTCCACTCGAGCAATTCACtctttga
- the LOC121976475 gene encoding 1-aminocyclopropane-1-carboxylate oxidase homolog 1-like, with the protein MAATTAVAGNGPHSVSDGRLEELLAFDATKSGVKGLVDSGTTELPRIFIHSADDLPGPKDAAAPADLQVPIIDLSGLAHRREEVVGRVLEASSSWGFFQLVNHGVPQEIVEGSLQGNRRFHELDPSEKAKLYNREARMNVKYLSNNDLFVARAASWRDTLYCSFGASLNPQEIPSVCREATLTYYEHMVGLAELVFELLSEALGLSRDYLKRLNLSSTRTMTAHYYPACPQPELTMSISRHSDPICLTLLVENAFGGLQVRHKGYWVDVPPVPGAIVVNVGDLLQLISNDKFISVEHRVLASRRGPRLSVAMFFAPSTDEKTLYGPIEEILLDDEVPKYRGVLYADYIKCFSNRGTGKDSPLEQFTL; encoded by the exons ATGGCGGCAACCACCGCCGTCGCCGGCAATGGGCCACACTCGGTTTCCGACGGCCGCCTGGAAGAGCTACTCGCGTTCGACGCCACCAAATCCGGTGTCAAAGGCCTCGTCGACAGCGGCACCACCGAGCTCCCGCGGATCTTCATCCACTCCGCCGACGACCTCCCCGGTCCCAAGGACGCCGCAGCCCCCGCCGACCTCCAAGTCCCCATCATCGACCTCTCCGGCCTCGCCCACCGGAGGGAGGAGGTGGTGGGTCGAGTCCTCGAGGCGTCGAGCTCCTGGGGATTCTTCCAACTAGTGAACCACGGCGTCCCGCAGGAGATCGTCGAAGGCTCGCTGCAGGGGAACAGGAGGTTCCACGAGCTCGATCCGTCGGAGAAGGCGAAGCTCTACAACCGCGAAGCGAGGATGAACGTGAAGTACCTCAGCAACAACGACCTCTTCGTGGCGAGAGCTGCCAGCTGGAGGGACACGCTCTACTGCTCCTTCGGCGCCTCCCTGAATCCCCAAGAAATCCCCAGCGTCTGCAGAGAAGCGACGCTGACCTACTACGAGCACATGGTCGGCTTGGCTGAACTGGTCTTCGAGCTGCTGTCGGAAGCGCTCGGACTGAGCCGAGACTACCTGAAGAGGCTCAACCTGTCGAGCACGCGCACGATGACCGCACACTACTACCCGGCGTGCCCACAGCCGGAGCTCACAATGAGCATTTCCAGGCACTCGGATCCAATCTGCCTGACGCTGTTGGTGGAGAATGCGTTCGGCGGCTTGCAGGTGCGTCACAAGGGCTACTGGGTGGACGTTCCGCCTGTTCCCGGAGCGATCGTGGTCAACGTCGGCGATCTCCTGCAG CTCATCAGCAACGACAAGTTCATCAGCGTTGAGCATCGCGTGTTGGCGAGCCGGCGAGGGCCTCGATTGTCGGTGGCGATGTTCTTTGCTCCGAGCACCGACGAGAAGACTCTATATGGCCCGATCGAGGAGATACTGCTGGATGACGAGGTGCCAAAGTATCGAGGAGTACTTTACGCCGATTATATCAAGTGTTTTTCTAATAGGGGAACCGGAAAGGACTCTCCACTCGAGCAATTCACtctttga